Below is a genomic region from Vitis riparia cultivar Riparia Gloire de Montpellier isolate 1030 chromosome 16, EGFV_Vit.rip_1.0, whole genome shotgun sequence.
AACATTTAGACCCATCTGGAATGAAATGCccaatttcatttaaaaaacacAGCCTCCAATTCACAAACAAAAACCAGGGCTATTTCATATTTAGgtattatatattatacatCAAAAGCAAGCCAAGACATGATCAAAACTCAAGTACTAAGCCAAGGCTTGGACTGCCGACTGAGCAACCAAACTGGTGGCTCAGTTCTTGGCAGCGAATTGGTTAACCAAGGCTAACGCATTGCTAGTGACTTGCGCAACAGTAACCAACCAACCCCTAATCGATGCCTTAACCCTGCCGTCCAGGGCCCGACCAGCGAATCCATCAACACACGTATTATCATCGGTTAGGGCAGCGCTGACCCAAGTGTCAACATTGCTCATGTGCCACAAAAAGTCCTGCCCCTTGCTCTTCCCAGCTTCCTCAAGCTCCTGTACGGACCGGGAAAGACGGTCGATGCTGTCGTTCATTTCTTCTAAACAGTCCTGAACTGCCTCCAACTCCCTAGCCTTCATGCCCTTAATCTTACCCAATTTGGACACAAACGCCTTGGCGGACTGAGCCTTGGCTAGGCTCACCGTCAAAGCGGTGTGAGCCAACTGCTTCGGGCTTTTCTGAATTGTGCTTGCATACACTGACAGCGATTGGACGCACAATGCTGGGTACCGGGTGGCACTGCACTTGGCCTTGATGAAACTAGTGCTGCCGGAATTGGCAGCCGCAGACTCAGCAACCCTGGAGGTGTACAAAAGTACTGAAACCACCACCAAGACTACTAGTACTGAGGCTCTTGCCATGACTCTGGGCAGTAAGAAATTTGCTGATTATATGATTGTATTGGAGGATAGGTGGAAGAGGATGGGCAGTTTTAAGTATTTATAGAGGGTTGAAGCATTTAGTTGACGGTAATATGTAGGTCCTGTGTTGATGTGTAATGGGCCCCATAATACAGAAGAAAAATTTTCCGGCAATCAAGCACTGAATTAAGGGTTGTCATATTTGACAAAGGTATGTGAAAATATGGGAAAATGTGCATGTGAAGCTGTGTCCACTGCAATTAAAGTAGGTCAAGTTCTTGACGTTTTGCTGCCGACACTGGCTAATTGCAGGCTTGAAGAGTTTAGTATAGGGTTTTAGGACGTTAGGCAATATCTATAAATCTTTTCTTAATCAAAGGTCACGAAAGATTCGGCAAAATCTATTCATTCAGACATCCATACATCTATTCTTAGGTTAAAAACATTGAGTTTGACtttttgtaaatattgtttatgaATTTTCTAGGATATGTTAGTGCATTTTGGatggtatattttttatttttttaaataaaaataatattaatttttatataaggtACAAAAATTCTTGATATTACGTTTGGTTCAAAAAAATACTactagaaataagaaaaaaaaaatattaacaaaaatgatttttttcatatttgattttcctataaaaaaaatatgaaaaaaaaagttaaatataattataattattaaaaaaaaaattatatattttttaaaattagttgatatttatatataaaagttaaataaatttaaaataatatatatataatttatttttatttttttcttctacttttcttatctttccctcgcattttccttcaaacttgaAGAATCCAGTATAGCTTaaaagtttatattaaaaaagtaattttgaaaactatttaaaaaaaattgaagtatcaaaaacatttttaccacctcaaattttaaaaatataagataaataaaaacttttaaagtaatatattctatttttataaaaagactttttattttaaaaaatgaaaaatagaaagtaCATCCGAAACATTTgcgttgttttttaaaaattgttttaaaaaatggagaataaaaaacaattttttaaaaaaaaaatgtgtttgacagtgattccgagaagtgtttttaacctttctagcatttgaaaatttttatacataaatttatggtattaataagtttattatttgagttttaaatcatttttaaaagttattatacttattaataaatccaaaacattaaatctaatttaatttcaagtttatttgtctagtgaaaacaaatagagaaataataattttatgaaaaagataaacaatagagttattttaaaccaatttttatttataaatttgtggtattaataagtttattatttaagttttaaattatttttaaaaaataatagatttattaataaattcaatatattaagtcttgtttaatttgaagttaatttacctaatgaaaaaatttgaaaaataataattatatatgggAGAGAAACTAaaagttattctctattttagtttgtttttaaaaactggctggaaatagagaacaataattaaataatattataaatttttaaaaactattttttatttttaaaaataaaaaattatttttaaaaatagaaaattgtttttagaactCTGCCAAAGAAGCTCTAACTTCAAGTGCTGgtttagttaaattttattgttttaaaagcAAAAGGCCTGATATGCATTAGTGAAGctattctttattttcaatgttttggATACCATCCGTGAGATATTGATTAACTAAAATCATT
It encodes:
- the LOC117932949 gene encoding 21 kDa protein-like, coding for MARASVLVVLVVVSVLLYTSRVAESAAANSGSTSFIKAKCSATRYPALCVQSLSVYASTIQKSPKQLAHTALTVSLAKAQSAKAFVSKLGKIKGMKARELEAVQDCLEEMNDSIDRLSRSVQELEEAGKSKGQDFLWHMSNVDTWVSAALTDDNTCVDGFAGRALDGRVKASIRGWLVTVAQVTSNALALVNQFAAKN